One window of Bactrocera tryoni isolate S06 chromosome 2, CSIRO_BtryS06_freeze2, whole genome shotgun sequence genomic DNA carries:
- the LOC120767572 gene encoding uncharacterized protein LOC120767572, which produces MKRLLLLALCAAVLNLSALVQGEGQGHYSVIGPGTLHSNNKYTVGVAVYQNTEPVTLKVGLVGPDFEKSETIELQPDETKEVEFDVPALPKGKYNLTAEGISGLIFKNTTELNYDNFAAITKIQTDKGKYKPGDKVNFRVLFLDENLKPGAADKDAAIWFEDGKRNIVKEFKNFELKNGVFTGEFQISEFAVLGGWRLIVKNGGSYNQEVYFDVEKYVLPKYEVKIEATEAVSVRDGDVNIVAKANYTYGKPVEGKVTAVVGYGDLYSYSDDAKIKSAPTLIKSADMVNGKAKLLVNVKDFKDHLMSDMYATSMQITTTVEEAYTGVKLNETKYISVYPYRYDMSCVSYDTCYTYHADKESEVLVHVKFVDGTVLTDTKNPIKLVYKESLSQRHFWHGARHPEDTTTTVRPTIEGKTHTFESNLNGTGFAKFTVKLPNLDEIEDYQHYYEITAEYIDETRKISNSYQFREPKNVVPQPEEKEPTEWFKLRTYYPSNKYSFNSSDIVTITVNSSEPLPYFVYNVIGRGNVVEHERVVLPEGTKVYNITLPYKHIYAPYARVFVYYVGANGEFQYAETSFQAEMELQNTLDITTPSEVKPGETVPLHIKTAPHSFVGLLAVDQSVLLLAGNNDISESEFRWRVSSYDTSTPWQGGYSHYPGESTGVVTLTSADYFYNWTKPVRSYPTPFSARGDIVKSFNKVHDSPLTTTAPEAGFAGAGGAVQYDSPESPPAQQPVVRKDFRETWLFKDIEDTQAEEFDWSDKIPETITSWVLTAFAVSPEKGLAVMKDSKNIKTFQPFFLSPRLPYSVKRGEVVNTQLLIFNYLDKALDVAVTLDNTDGEYEFTDVSNEVINEASRVKNVRVAAQSSAGVSFMIRPKVIGNILLKYTAVSPIAGDAIHKALKVVPEGVTEYANRAYFVNLKDTPEFKQSFELELPQDLVPDSEHIEVSAVGDILGPLLNNMDHLVRLPTGCAEQTTSSFVPNFVVLEYLNQTNKLTPALESQIQSNLLSGYQHILNFRLDDGSFRSFVGYRNTEYPVNGSTWLTAYIVRSLNQAKEHINVDENVLKEGLKYLVSKQADNGSFLESNDFFFGSYRRPLTLTASVLLTLVEAGELAKPYEAEIEKGFKYILENADKEQDLHVKAITTYALNKIGSPAAAPQLEELKSLAKTEDDRKWWTNKKEKPSKLWWRWAFSNDVEITSYVLLTLFEAGKTTVDEVLPIIRWLVAQRNSYGGFSSTQDTVLGLRALIKFADFADYEAANMDLDVSSKGDREKRETIHLTQENGLLTQSVELPQKTLSVDLSAKGTGAALVQVAYQYNVFEKEKLPAFKIDTVINKEAPVFKLDMDVCVQYIGDGDASNMALLEVSLPSGFVADEESFSQIEAVNRVRQVESKQEGTLVVVYFESLAKNEASCVPIAALKQYAVANQKRSPLVVYDYYDTAQKVTEYYILSSKLCDICEDDEECKKMCATTAFTANTVAEMQGAALLLLAILKIAWTANATGHYTVVAPGTIHTNGKYNVAVALHQATEPATVSISLLGPQYNDTKTVELQPYEVQNIGFRVPVLRDGDYNITAEGLSGLIFKNSTKLNHNVFQTHLKIQTDKGKYKPGDVVNFRVLFLDENLKPSGPSASSVIWFEDGKRNRIKEYKNFTVSKGVYTGKFQISEFPVQGRWRLAVDNGGWRRAIVSFDVQKYVLPKYKVSVDATSKVSVKDGDMQVVVRANYTYGKPVNGKVTLIMKLQSFYYSHKNNENSTDPPQQIIKTTDMVSGKAKFDLNVSQYKDSFLSFRTTPLDITATVEENFTGVKINGTTGTTLYRDRYFISCQVFKNCNWFTADEEAEMTFRVVSYDDELLRDINTPVRLRFTESLNKNYYKDENKTEPKIENQVLEFEGVLDVNSTAVFKVKLPALAKFDGYTHFYKIKAFYKDEEHDVTNIYQKEPPKVTDVVKTDAPTTPKSFFKAQLEYPKGRYTFNADEEIILTLNSSAPLTYFDYNIVGRGNILVSERVFVPNKSKSFDLTLTPNFMWMPYARFYAYFIDELGEFHYAETSFQIKTEMQNELEITAPAEVKPGADVALRIKTTPHSFVGLLAVDQSVLLLGRNNDISKNDFNWRLSSYTTYTPWQGGYSRYPGGQSGVVTMTNGNYFYNYTAPHTSPVDNRFEDLTALRVPEGAVPLLAVQASGATAAVASQEVAVRRDFAETWIFTDIEDTQTAEFNWTQKIPDTITSWVVSGFALHPEKGLGVTTHNTDIVTFQPFFISVRLPYSVKRGEIINVPALVFNYLDKALDVEITLDNTDGEYEFTEISNEISSEVKRAKLVHIPAQSSAGVAFMLRPKIIGNIMLKYTAVSALAGDAIHKTLKVVPEGVTEYANRAFFVNLKQAPEQRQSFDLVLPPDVVPNSEHIEVSVIGDLLGPLLNNLEHLLRMPTGCAEQTMSTLIPNYLVLKYLKNINKLTPALEAKILQNLETGYQRMLGFRLNDGSFVTFRAKDRNENGSVWLTAYVARSLHQLQEFIKVDDAILKKSMQYLIKTQAENGSFVDTNNVRFGAERQQGVALTAHVLLTLIENKQLTKDYQANVNKGFDFILANTEKSTSIFAKALTAYALQLAKHASASKQLEILKSAAKTAEDRMWWSASEHRSQQWWRWIPNGDVEVTSYALLTLLDGDLVDIEDLLSIVKWLVAQRNSYGGFISTQDTVVGLQALIGFAEKAQYEPGVMEVQVLAKGGIERSESIKVDENNGLLLQTVELPQKTLSVDFIAKGKGAALVQIAYQYNVLEKDPQPSFEIKTIINKNTPVLKLEMDACVEYKGEGDGSNMAILEVTLPSGYVADTDAFELIEGVPRVRQVETQKSDTLIAIYFESLPKGEIQCVPIEALRQFAVARQKPASIVLYDYYDTLKRATVYYEVASKLCDICEDDEECKKACQ; this is translated from the exons TCACTACTCCGTAATTGGACCGGGTACCTTGCATTCGAACAACAAATATACCGTTGGCGTAGCGGTCTATCAAAATACCGAACCAGTCACATTGAAGGTTGGCTTAGTTGGTCCAGATTTCGAAAAGTCTGAGACGATCGAACTGCAACCCGATGAAACTAAAGAAGTAGAATTCGATGTGCCCGCTTTGCCGAAGGGAAAATACAATCTTACGGCGGAGGGCATATCGGGTTTGATTTTCAAGAATACAACCGAGCTAAATTACGACAATTTCGCGGCAATCACTAAAATACAAACCGATAAGGGCAAGTATAAGCCTGGCGATAAGGTCAACTTCCGTGTGCTGTTTTTGGATGAGAACTTGAAACCTGGCGCAGCGGATAAGGATGCTGCCATTTGGTTTGAG GATGGCAAACGCAACATcgtaaaagaatttaaaaatttcgaactcAAAAATGGCGTATTTACGGGCGAATTTCAAATATCCGAGTTTGCGGTGCTTGGTGGTTGGCGTTTGATTGTTAAGAATGGCGGCTCCTACAATCAAGAGGTTTACTTTGATGTAGAGAAATATGTGCTACCCAAATACGAAGTGAAAATCGAGGCTACCGAAGCCGTATCCGTACGCGATGGTGATGTCAATATAGTGGCGAAGGCCAA CTACACATATGGCAAACCTGTAGAGGGAAAAGTGACCGCTGTCGTAGGTTATGGCGATCTCTACTCCTATTCCGACGATGCGAAGATCAAGAGCGCGCCCACACTCATTAAGAGCGCCGATATGGTGAACGGTAAAGCCAAGTTGCTTGTCAATGTTAAGGATTTCAAAGATCATTTGATGAGCGATATGTACGCCACATCCATGCAAATCACCACAACTGTGGAGGAGGCATACACAGGCGTTAAACTCAACGAGACTAAGTACATAAGTGTTTACCCTTATCGTTATGACATGAGCTGTGTTTCCTACGACACATGTTACACATACCACGCGGACAAAGAGTCGGAAGTTTTGGTACATGTTAAGTTTGTCGATGGCACAGTGTTAACAGACACCAAGAATCCAATTAAGTTGGTCTACAAAGAATCATTGTCCCAACGACACTTCTGGCATGGCGCACGTCATCCGGAAGATACCACAACAACGGTGCGACCCACGATCGAAGGCAAAACGCATACCTTCGAAAGTAACCTCAACGGCACTGGCTTTGCGAAATTCACTGTGAAACTGCCCAACTTGGACGAGATTGAGGACTACCAGCATTATTATGAAATAACTGCTGAGTATATTGATGAGACGCGCAAGATATCGAACTCCTATCAATTTCGCGAACCCAAGAATGTGGTGCCGCAACCAGAAGAGAAAGAACCAACCGAATGGTTTAAGCTGCGCACCTATTATCCATCGAACAAATACTC CTTCAACTCATCTGATATTGTGACAATAACTGTCAATTCAAGCGAGCCCTTGCCATACTTCGTTTATAATGTCATTGGACGTGGTAATGTTGTGGAACATGAACGAGTGGTTCTACCAGAGGGTACCAAAGTCTATAATATCACGTTACCGTACAAGCATATATATGCGCCCTACGCGAGAGTTTTCGTTTACTATGTTGGCGCAAATGGTGAGTTCCAATATGCGGAGACCTCCTTCCAAGCTGAAATGGAGCTCCAAAACACG CTTGACATTACCACACCAAGTGAGGTGAAACCTGGCGAAACTGTACCGCTGCACATTAAGACTGCGCCACACTCGTTCGTCGGTCTGCTGGCTGTTGATCAGAGCGTCTTGCTTCTTGCTGGAAATAACGACATCTCGGAAAGTGAATTTAGATGGCGCGTCAGTAGTTATGACACTAGCACGCCTTGGCAAGGTGGTTACTCGCACTACCCCGGTGAATCTACGGGTGTGGTGACTCTCACTTCCGCAGATTATTTCTACAATTGGACCAAACCAGTTCGTT CATATCCCACACCCTTCAGTGCTCGTGGTGATATAGTAAAAAGCTTCAACAAAGTTCATGACTCTCCTTTAACTACCACGGCTCCAGAGGCTGGCTTCGCTGGTGCTGGAGGCGCTGTTCAATATGATTCTCCCGAGTCACCACCAGCGCAACAACCAGTAGTTCGAAAAGATTTTCGTGAAACTTGGCTGTTCAAGGATATTGAAGA CACTCAAGCAGAAGAGTTCGATTGGTCCGATAAAATACCAGAAACTATTACATCATGGGTGCTTACCGCTTTTGCCGTAAGTCCCGAGAAAGGACTTGCAGTTATGAAGGActccaaaaacataaaaacattccAGCCATTCTTCTTATCGCCGCGCCTCCCTTACTCCGTAAAACGAg GCGAGGTTGTCAACACACAGCTCTTGATTTTCAACTATTTGGATAAGGCTTTAGACGTTGCTGTCACACTTGATAACACCGACGGCGAATACGAGTTCACCGATGTCTCCAATGAGGTTATCAACGAAGCGAGCCGTGTGAAGAATGTACGCGTAGCCGCGCAATCTTCAGCTGGTGTTTCCTTCATGATACGTCCCAAAGTCATTggcaatatattattaaaatataccgCCGTCTCGCCGATAGCCGGCGATGCCATACATAAAGCGCTAAAAGTTGTGCCTGAAGGTGTAACCGAGTATGCAAATCGTGCGTATTTCGTCAATCTTAAAGATACGCCCGAGTTCAAGCAGTCTTTCGAACTGGAACTACCACAAGATCTGGTGCCCGACTCCGAACATATAGAAGTCTCTGCTGTAGGCGATATTTTGGGACCACTATTGAATAATATGGATCACTTGGTGCGCTTACCAACCGGTTGCGCGGAGCAGACTACGTCGTCATTTGTGCCCAACTTCGTGGTTTTGGAATATTTAAAT CAAACGAACAAACTGACGCCAGCTTTAGAATCACAAATCCAAAGTAACCTCCTCTCTGGTTACCAACACATTCTGAACTTCCGTTTAGATGATGGCTCGTTCAGATCTTTCGTCGGTTATCGTAACACAGAGTATCCCGTCAATGGCTCCACGTGGTTAACGGCATACATTGTGCGCTCGCTTAATCAAGCTAAAGAACACATAAATGTTGACGAAAATGTGCTGAAAGAAGGATTGAAGTACTTAGTTAGCAAGCAAGCCGACAATGGAAGTTTCCTAGAGAGCAACGATTTCTTCTTCGGTTCCTACAGAAGACCTTTGACACTTACAGCTAGCGTATTACTCACACTAGTAGAAGCTGgg GAACTCGCTAAACCTTATGAAGCGGAAATCGAGAAGGGTTTCAAATACATTTTGGAGAATGCCGATAAGGAACAGGATCTCCATGTTAAGGCTATCACCACATATGCGCTAAATAAGATCGGTAGCCCCGCCGCAGCACCGCAACTCGAAGAACTGAAATCACTTGCGAAGACTGAGGATGATCGTAAATGGTGGaccaacaaaaaggaaaaaccaAGCAAGCTATGGTGGCGTTGGGCTTTCAGCAACGATGTAGAAATCACGTCTTATGTCTTACTCACGCTGTTCGAAGCTGGCAAAACGACGGTGGATGAAGTTTTACCGATAATACGTTGGTTGGTTGCGCAGCGCAACAGCTATGGTGGCTTCTCCTCCACACAAGATACGGTACTGGGGCTCCGTGCTTTGATCAAGTTCGCCGACTTCGCGGACTATGAAGCAGCCAATATGGATTTGGATGTGAGCAGCAAGGGCGATAGGGAAAAGCGGGAGACTATTCACTTAACACAAGAAAACGGTTTGCTGACCCAAAGTGTTGAG CTGCCACAAAAGACACTCTCCGTGGATTTGAGCGCCAAGGGCACCGGTGCCGCTCTGGTACAAGTCGCTTACCAATATAATGTGTTCGAAAAGGAGAAACTCCCGGCTTTCAAGATCGACACAGTCATCAACAAAGAAGCGCCTGTTTTCAAGTTGGACATGGATGTCTGTGTTCAATATATTGGCGATGGAGACGCTTCAAATATGGCGCTATTGGAGGTATCACTGCCCTCCGGTTTTGTTGCAGATGAAGAGAGCTTTAGCCAAATTGAGGCCGTCAACCGTGTCAGG CAAGTAGAGAGCAAACAAGAGGGCACTTTGGTTGTGGTATACTTCGAGAGCCTGGCTAAAAATGAGGCATCTTGTGTGCCGATTGCGGCGCTGAAACAATATGCTGTCGCGAACCAAAAACGAAGTCCACTAGTTGTATATGACTACTACGACACAGCGCAAAAAGTCACTGAGTACTATATACTGTCTTCGAAGCTTTGTGATATTTGCGAGGATGATGAGGAGTGCAAGAAAATGTGCGCCACAACAGC CTTCACCGCTAACACCGTCGCCGAAATGCAAGGAGCGGCGCTTTTGCTATTAGCCATCTTGAAAATCGCCTGGACGGCAAATGCAACTGG CCACTACACAGTTGTCGCACCGGGCACCATACATACGAACGGTAAATACAATGTTGCTGTCGCTCTGCATCAAGCCACCGAACCGGCCACAGTGAGTATCAGTCTCCTGGGTCCACAATATAACGATACCAAAACCGTTGAGCTGCAACCGTACGAAGTGCAGAATATCGGCTTCCGCGTGCCGGTACTGCGTGATGGCGACTACAATATCACCGCGGAGGGCTTGAGCGGTCTGATCTTCAAGAACTCGACCAAGCTCAACCACAATGTCTTTCAGACACATTTGAAGATACAAACCGATAAAGGCAAGTATAAACCAGGCGATGTCGTCAACTTCCGCGTGctttttttggatgaaaatcTTAAACCAAGTGGTCCTTCAGCGAGTAGTGTTATTTGGTTTGAG GATGGCAAGCGCAACCGCATTAAGGAATATAAGAACTTTACTGTCAGCAAAGGCGTCTACACGGGCAAATTTCAGATTTCTGAGTTTCCCGTACAGGGTAGGTGGCGCTTGGCGGTAGATAACGGTGGTTGGCGTAGAGCCATTGTCAGCTTCGATGTGCAGAAATATGTTTTACCCAAATATAAGGTTAGCGTTGATGCCACTTCGAAAGTGTCGGTGAAGGATGGTGATATGCAGGTGGTCGTCAGAGCCAA CTATACCTATGGCAAACCGGTTAATGGAAAGGTCACATTGATTATGAAGCTACAGTCATTTTACTATTCccacaaaaacaatgaaaactcaACAGATCCACCACAGCAAATAATAAAGACGACGGATATGGTGAGTGGTAAAGCGAAGTTCGATCTCAATGTGAGCCAATACAAAGACAGCTTCCTCAGCTTCAGAACCACACCGCTTGACATTACAGCGACGGTGGAGGAGAATTTCACCGGTGTCAAAATTAACGGCACCACAGGAACAACACTCTACCGAGACCGTTACTTTATAAGCTGTCAGGTTTTTAAGAATTGCAACTGGTTCACAGCCGACGAGGAAGCGGAAATGACATTCCGTGTCGTGAGCTACGATGATGAATTGTTAAGGGATATCAATACGCCCGTGCGCTTACGTTTCACCGAATCACTGAATAAAAACTACTATAAGGATGAAAATAAAACGGAACCCaaaattgaaaaccaagttttgGAGTTTGAGGGCGTTTTGGATGTCAACAGCACAGCGGTGTTTAAGGTTAAGTTGCCAGCTCTGGCAAAGTTTGATGGCTACACccatttctataaaataaaagcattcTACAAGGATGAGGAGCATGACGTGACGAACATCTATCAAAAGGAGCCGCCAAAAGTCACAGACGTGGTAAAGACAGATGCGCCTACGACGCCGAAATCTTTCTTTAAGGCACAGTTGGAGTATCCAAAGGGACGTTATAC TTTTAACGCGGATGAGGAAATTATACTGACTTTGAACTCCAGTGCGCCCCTAACATATTTCGACTACAACATCGTGGGTCGTGGCAATATTTTGGTCAGCGAACGCGTTTTTGTGCCTAATAAGTCCAAGAGCTTTGATTTAACACTGACGCCTAATTTCATGTGGATGCCGTATGCCCGATTTTACGCCTACTTTATTGATGAACTGGGTGAATTTCACTATGCCGAGACGAGTTTCCAAATTAAGACGGAAATGCAAAATGAG TTGGAGATTACTGCCCCAGCTGAAGTAAAACCCGGCGCAGATGTCGCTCTACGCATCAAAACCACTCCACATTCCTTTGTTGGTCTGCTCGCTGTTGATCAAAGCGTTCTCCTTTTGGGTCGCAACAATGATATttccaaaaatgattttaaCTGGCGTCTAAGCTCCTATACAACGTATACACCTTGGCAGGGTGGTTACTCGCGCTACCCGGGTGGACAAAGTGGTGTCGTAACAATGACTAATGGCAACTATTTCTACAACTACACAGCGCCACATACGTCACCAG TTGACAACCGCTTCGAAGACCTAACTGCTCTACGCGTACCGGAGGGTGCTGTACCTCTCCTGGCAGTGCAGGCCTCGGGAGCAACGGCAGCAGTAGCCAGCCAGGAAGTTGCGGTACGCAGAGATTTTGCGGAAACGTGGATTTTCACTGATATTGAGGA CACACAAACGGCGGAATTTAATTGGACTCAAAAAATCCCAGATACTATCACTTCTTGGGTGGTCTCAGGTTTCGCACTACATCCAGAAAAAGGACTTGGCGTTACAACGCACAACACTGATATTGTCACATTTCAGCCGTTTTTTATATCAGTGAGGTTGCCATATTCGGTGAAGAGAG GCGAGATCATCAATGTGCCGGCTTTAGTCTTCAACTATCTGGATAAAGCATTGGATGTCGAAATCACACTCGACAATACCGATGGCGAATATGAGTTCACCGAAATCTCCAACGAGATTTCCAGCGAAGTGAAAAGAGCAAAACTTGTACACATACCCGCACAGTCCTCAGCTGGAGTCGCATTTATGCTACGTCCCAAAATCATAGGCAACATAATGTTGAAGTACACTGCTGTTTCAGCTCTCGCTGGTGATGCTATACACAAGACACTAAAAGTAGTACCCGAAGGCGTAACGGAGTATGCGAATCGTGCGTTCTTTGTGAATCTCAAGCAAGCGCCTGAGCAGCGACAAAGCTTCGatttagtgttgccacctgatGTAGTGCCGAACTCGGAACACATTGAAGTCTCTGTGATCGGTGATTTACTGGGACCGCTTTTGAATAATCTCGAGCATTTATTGCGCATGCCAACCGGCTGTGCCGAGCAGACCATGTCGACATTGATACCCAATTATTTGGTTCTGAAATACCTTAAG AACATCAACAAGCTTACGCCAGCTTTGGAAGCGAAGATACTGCAAAACTTGGAAACGGGTTACCAACGTATGCTCGGCTTTCGCTTGAATGATGGTTCCTTTGTTACATTCCGCGCTAAGGATAGAAATGAGAACGGATCCGTCTGGCTTACCGCATATGTGGCGCGTTCGCTACATCAGCTGCAAGAGTTTATAAAAGTAGACGATGCGATACTCAAGAAGAGCATGCAATATCTCATCAAGACACAAGCAGAAAACGGCAGTTTTGTGGACACAAACAACGTACGCTTCGGTGCAGAACGTCAGCAGGGAGTGGCACTGACAGCACATGTCTTACTGACTCTCATAGAAAACAAG CAACTCACTAAGGACTATCAAGCCAATGTGAACAAAGGCTTCGATTTTATTTTGGCAAACACCGAGAAATCTACCAGTATATTCGCTAAGGCGTTAACCGCGTACGCCTTACAATTAGCTAAGCATGCTTCAGCAAGTAAGCAACTTGAAATACTTAAGTCAGCTGCGAAGACCGCTGAGGATCGCATGTGGTGGTCGGCTTCGGAACACCGTTCGCAGCAATGGTGGCGCTGGATACCTAATGGAGACGTGGAGGTCACTTCGTATGCCCTGCTTACGCTTTTAGATGGGGACCTTGTCGATATTGAAGATTTATTATCGATTGTGAAATGGTTGGTGGCCCAACGAAACAGCTATGGTGGCTTCATATCCACTCAAGACACCGTTGTCGGCCTACAAGCTTTAATTGGCTTCGCCGAAAAAGCGCAGTATGAACCTGGTGTAATGGAAGTTCAAGTGCTGGCTAAAGGCGGTATTGAACGCTCGGAGAGTATAAAAGTAGACGAGAACAATGGGCTGCTCCTACAAACAGTGGAG CTTCCACAAAAAACGCTCTCAGTGGACTTCATTGCGAAGGGCAAAGGTGCTGCTTTAGTGCAAATCGCCTATCAGTATAATGTGCTCGAGAAGGATCCCCAACCAAGTTTTGAAATCAAAACCATAATTAATAAGAACACGCCAGTCTTAAAATTGGAAATGGATGCCTGTGTTGAATATAAGGGTGAAGGGGATGGCTCAAATATGGCGATTTTAGAAGTGACACTACCCTCGGGTTATGTGGCCGATACGGATGCTTTCGAACTCATTGAGGGCGTGCCACGAGTCAGG CAAGTGGAAACCCAAAAGTCGGACACTTTGATTGCCATCTACTTCGAAAGTCTGCCGAAGGGCGAAATTCAATGTGTGCCCATCGAAGCACTGCGCCAGTTTGCTGTTGCTCGTCAGAAACCCGCTTCAATTGTGCTCTACGATTATTATGATACTTTGAAACGTGCAACGGTATACTACGAAGTCGCCTCGAAGTTGTGCGACATATGTGAGGACGATGAGGAATGCAAGAAAGCATGTCAGTGA